A genomic region of Alicyclobacillus sp. SO9 contains the following coding sequences:
- a CDS encoding aminotransferase class I/II-fold pyridoxal phosphate-dependent enzyme, with translation MFGQMPILEALQRHVQVARGNLHVPGHRQGAVLPAAFATWMGHAAKLDLTELPGLDNLMAPEECILESEKLAASHYGSDRCFYTVNGSSAGIMAALVTVLQPGDTVLFVNPFHLSAWNGLVHSGADALCLPFHYSDEGRQSAPDAVEVREKLRQHHNIKAVFLTSPTYQGDTADVAAIANAVHDFGLPLIVDEAHGAHFGLVPEFPLHSIALGADIVVQSTHKMLPALTQTAWIHIQGNRVSRRRFAAVLNSFQTSSPSYLLLASLDAAQAWLRSEGRAAAERTVWRLRKYGLLEEPAGGWTGLEVKPVTRDGLKHWIPADREGSRLLQDMLAKHGIFVEYADGTGVLSVLGLDIEERVLSEYTRIVHDWHLKRDFLPQSRRDKRHQGIADLNALAAAAPRTFAIRPRDADRNHGRLVLLERSVGTVSAAPIVPYPPGVPLVYPGQELSQAAVEVLSRWFASGEKIQGISASGEIEVMAES, from the coding sequence GTGTTTGGACAGATGCCCATTTTGGAAGCTTTGCAAAGGCATGTGCAAGTTGCAAGGGGCAATCTTCATGTCCCAGGTCACCGACAGGGGGCGGTCTTGCCCGCTGCTTTTGCAACGTGGATGGGCCATGCTGCAAAACTGGACTTAACTGAGCTGCCCGGCTTGGACAACTTGATGGCCCCGGAGGAGTGTATTCTCGAATCGGAGAAGCTAGCAGCATCCCACTACGGCTCAGACCGGTGTTTCTATACAGTAAACGGCTCTAGTGCCGGTATTATGGCAGCCCTTGTTACGGTGCTGCAGCCTGGAGACACTGTTCTATTTGTCAATCCGTTTCACCTGAGCGCCTGGAACGGTCTTGTACACAGCGGCGCTGATGCATTGTGTCTGCCGTTTCATTATTCGGATGAAGGCCGCCAGAGCGCTCCTGACGCAGTTGAGGTGCGCGAGAAGCTTCGCCAGCATCACAACATTAAAGCGGTGTTCTTGACTTCTCCTACCTATCAGGGTGATACTGCAGACGTCGCAGCCATTGCAAATGCTGTTCATGATTTTGGTTTGCCGCTGATTGTTGATGAAGCCCACGGAGCTCATTTTGGGCTGGTACCGGAATTTCCTCTACACAGCATCGCTTTAGGCGCTGACATTGTGGTACAGAGTACACATAAAATGCTGCCCGCACTCACTCAGACAGCATGGATACATATACAAGGGAACAGAGTCAGCCGCAGGCGGTTTGCGGCTGTCTTAAACAGCTTTCAGACGTCCAGTCCTTCGTACTTGCTGTTGGCATCCTTGGATGCAGCCCAGGCCTGGCTGCGAAGTGAAGGTCGTGCAGCAGCTGAACGAACAGTTTGGCGGTTGCGAAAATACGGGTTGCTTGAGGAGCCGGCGGGAGGATGGACAGGATTGGAAGTAAAACCGGTAACGCGAGACGGACTAAAGCACTGGATACCCGCTGACCGAGAGGGCAGCCGTCTGTTGCAAGACATGCTTGCGAAGCACGGCATCTTTGTAGAGTACGCTGACGGGACTGGAGTGCTGTCCGTGTTAGGACTGGATATAGAAGAAAGGGTTCTGTCGGAGTACACGAGGATTGTGCACGATTGGCACTTGAAACGTGATTTTCTGCCTCAGTCCAGAAGAGATAAAAGACATCAAGGGATTGCAGACTTGAACGCACTGGCTGCAGCCGCTCCAAGAACTTTTGCCATCAGACCCCGAGATGCCGACCGAAACCACGGCCGTCTTGTTTTATTAGAGCGGAGTGTTGGCACCGTCTCGGCTGCCCCGATTGTGCCGTACCCGCCTGGAGTACCGCTGGTTTATCCGGGTCAGGAACTAAGTCAAGCTGCAGTTGAAGTTCTGTCCAGATGGTTTGCCTCGGGAGAGAAGATCCAGGGCATCTCGGCCAGCGGCGAGATTGAGGTCATGGCCGAAAGCTGA
- the tmk gene encoding dTMP kinase, with translation MFITFEGLDGAGKSTQIGRLKARLEAAGRTMVSTREPGGTPVGDSLRHILLNSEAEAVAPKTEALLYAASRAQLVAQVIEPALTAGKDVICDRYVDASLAYQGQGLELGEQGVAAINQFATGGLRADITFLFDVTVATSRERVENSRIGQPLDRIEQRDNAYFHRVRDEFLRLAKLEPDRIVVLDASNHPDDLEEEIWHHVEKRLPVNKII, from the coding sequence ATGTTCATCACATTTGAAGGACTGGATGGAGCAGGTAAGAGCACGCAAATTGGCAGACTCAAGGCACGTCTTGAAGCCGCGGGGAGAACCATGGTTTCCACGCGGGAGCCGGGAGGAACGCCCGTAGGCGACAGTCTCCGTCACATTCTTTTAAATTCGGAGGCTGAGGCGGTGGCACCGAAAACGGAAGCACTCTTGTACGCCGCTTCGCGCGCGCAGTTAGTGGCACAAGTTATTGAGCCAGCTTTAACTGCCGGTAAAGATGTCATTTGTGACAGGTACGTTGACGCCAGCCTGGCATATCAGGGTCAGGGACTGGAACTCGGGGAGCAGGGCGTCGCAGCAATAAATCAGTTTGCCACTGGCGGTTTGCGGGCGGACATCACGTTTTTGTTTGACGTGACAGTCGCAACCAGTCGCGAGCGCGTTGAAAATTCCCGCATCGGGCAGCCCCTTGATAGAATTGAGCAACGAGATAATGCATATTTTCATCGTGTGCGGGACGAATTCCTCCGTTTGGCCAAACTGGAACCGGACAGGATTGTCGTACTCGATGCATCCAATCACCCAGATGACTTGGAGGAGGAGATTTGGCATCATGTGGAGAAACGGTTGCCTGTCAACAAGATTATTTAA
- a CDS encoding cyclic-di-AMP receptor — MKLVVAVVQDKDSPKLAQNLVKTGIRATKLASTGGFLHAGNTTFLIGTPEENMDEVLETIRSSCRSREQIVTPMSPMGSQLESYVPYPVSVQVGGATVFVIDIEQFVQY; from the coding sequence ATGAAGCTTGTTGTGGCAGTAGTTCAAGACAAGGATAGTCCCAAACTAGCTCAAAACCTTGTCAAAACCGGCATCAGAGCAACCAAATTGGCAAGTACAGGCGGTTTCCTGCACGCAGGTAATACAACGTTCCTCATTGGTACCCCGGAAGAGAATATGGATGAAGTATTGGAGACAATTCGCTCCAGCTGCAGGTCAAGGGAACAAATCGTAACACCAATGTCACCCATGGGAAGTCAACTTGAGTCCTATGTACCATATCCGGTTTCTGTACAAGTCGGCGGTGCTACGGTCTTTGTGATTGACATCGAGCAGTTTGTCCAGTACTGA